From a region of the Paenibacillus crassostreae genome:
- a CDS encoding type IV toxin-antitoxin system AbiEi family antitoxin domain-containing protein — MEKSKLLHDTIIKLGVDEDQFFTLIKKQDINSSKDMIENITSITSGNEYEKKIKQRIRNLFAHTNGVATTQELLKNNISIYMLKKFEEQGVIIKLKRGLYSLIDNDIVLDELIEASLLVPKGVLCLYSALAFHDLSTYTPGEYNFAIPRTDRKPSLPNYPPIKIFSFDNDTFQAGIEEHEKDGHIVKVYDRERTICDIVKYRNKLDSNVVKEALKNYSNSKNKNYSRMLKYADKMRVKNILNNYFEVL, encoded by the coding sequence ATGGAAAAGTCTAAGCTTCTTCACGATACAATCATAAAACTTGGGGTTGATGAAGACCAATTCTTTACACTGATAAAGAAACAAGATATAAATAGCAGCAAAGACATGATTGAAAATATAACGAGTATAACTTCTGGGAATGAATATGAAAAAAAAATTAAGCAAAGAATCAGAAACCTTTTTGCCCACACTAACGGTGTCGCTACAACTCAAGAGCTACTGAAAAATAACATTTCTATATATATGCTTAAAAAATTTGAGGAGCAAGGGGTTATTATAAAGCTAAAGCGAGGTCTTTACAGTTTAATAGATAATGATATTGTTCTAGACGAACTTATTGAAGCTTCACTTCTGGTTCCTAAGGGAGTGCTGTGCCTATATTCTGCACTAGCATTCCATGATCTAAGCACATACACTCCAGGTGAATATAACTTTGCTATACCGAGAACAGACAGAAAACCATCTCTACCTAACTATCCACCAATAAAAATATTCTCTTTTGACAATGATACTTTTCAGGCAGGTATAGAGGAGCACGAAAAGGATGGCCACATAGTTAAAGTTTACGACCGTGAAAGAACTATATGTGATATCGTAAAATATAGAAATAAACTAGATTCAAATGTAGTAAAAGAGGCGCTCAAAAACTACTCCAACAGTAAAAATAAAAATTACTCGAGGATGCTGAAATACGCTGATAAGATGAGGGTGAAAAATATCCTTAATAACTATTTCGAGGTGCTATAA
- a CDS encoding nucleotidyl transferase AbiEii/AbiGii toxin family protein, translating to MVKNVAASIIERLKNLSRANGKAFNVITILYFQERFLQRLSLSSYKENLILKGGLYLYSVTKFKSRPTRDMDFSGKRLRNDADAMVKIITSICEITTDEEDGIVFHTDKITAQIIKEDADYEGVRIKIPCTLANMKEMLQLDIGFGDVVIPSPRTIEFPTLLEMNMPEILVYSNDSVVSEKFEAMISLSENNSRMKDFYDIYTLARSVEFDGRTLYEAVFETFQQRMTNVEREHVIFTPDFYSNSKRNMMWKNFMSNLKLEEELSFIEVMEIINIFLKPIYDHVLSEDEFFGKWDISLMVWNKLIGVGDA from the coding sequence ATGGTCAAAAATGTGGCAGCATCTATAATTGAAAGGTTGAAAAACCTATCTAGAGCTAATGGGAAAGCATTTAATGTTATTACGATTTTATATTTCCAAGAGCGCTTTCTACAAAGATTATCCCTTTCATCTTATAAGGAAAATCTTATACTGAAAGGTGGATTATATTTGTATTCCGTTACTAAGTTTAAGTCGCGACCAACTAGGGACATGGACTTTTCCGGAAAGAGATTACGGAATGATGCAGATGCTATGGTGAAAATCATCACTTCAATTTGCGAAATTACAACAGATGAAGAAGATGGAATTGTCTTTCATACAGATAAAATAACAGCTCAAATTATCAAAGAAGATGCAGATTATGAAGGGGTTAGAATTAAAATCCCTTGTACATTAGCTAATATGAAAGAAATGCTCCAACTAGATATTGGATTTGGGGATGTTGTAATTCCAAGTCCGAGAACCATTGAATTTCCCACTTTACTAGAGATGAATATGCCAGAGATCCTCGTTTATTCAAATGATTCAGTAGTATCAGAGAAATTTGAGGCAATGATTTCTTTATCTGAAAACAATAGTCGCATGAAGGATTTTTATGATATTTATACATTAGCGCGTTCGGTTGAATTTGACGGCAGAACACTGTATGAAGCTGTATTTGAAACATTCCAACAGAGAATGACAAATGTAGAACGAGAACATGTTATATTTACGCCGGATTTTTATAGCAACAGCAAAAGAAATATGATGTGGAAAAACTTTATGAGTAATTTAAAGCTTGAAGAAGAACTCTCTTTTATAGAAGTGATGGAAATCATTAATATCTTTTTAAAACCTATATATGACCATGTACTTAGTGAAGACGAATTTTTCGGAAAATGGGATATATCCTTAATGGTTTGGAATAAATTAATAGGAGTAGGGGATGCATGA
- a CDS encoding stalk domain-containing protein, producing the protein MKLKMKKTALIGSALVLLLTFSAGASAATTLERIQANLNHGISFLLDGETWTPKDPNGNKLTPISYKGTTYVPLKSVAEAAGVDVEYEAAKQQISLNTKTSSTTISTGERVPFSVDNVSHFLIDLDKSGITRNRAELLFGEVQYETAFTVTKVNVAGADFGFNVKKGTKRIGVLIGYHANEEDLDFKRTARYSIMDSKGQSLAAGSITDGAVVSNEIVIPNNETVFTVNFESGATSSTGTGYMIWDESWLEF; encoded by the coding sequence TTGAAATTAAAAATGAAGAAAACAGCACTTATTGGTTCGGCACTTGTTTTGTTATTAACATTTTCAGCAGGAGCGTCAGCAGCAACAACATTAGAGCGCATTCAAGCGAATTTGAATCATGGGATATCCTTCTTGTTGGACGGGGAAACATGGACTCCAAAAGATCCGAATGGAAATAAGTTAACTCCTATAAGTTACAAAGGTACTACATACGTCCCACTAAAATCTGTAGCAGAAGCAGCTGGAGTCGATGTTGAATATGAGGCAGCAAAACAACAAATTTCATTAAATACGAAAACGTCTAGCACTACTATAAGTACTGGTGAAAGAGTTCCGTTTAGCGTAGACAATGTATCCCACTTTTTAATTGATTTAGATAAGAGTGGTATAACAAGAAATAGGGCTGAGTTACTCTTCGGAGAAGTACAGTATGAAACAGCGTTTACAGTTACCAAAGTAAATGTTGCTGGTGCAGATTTTGGCTTTAATGTAAAAAAAGGAACAAAACGTATAGGAGTTTTAATAGGTTATCATGCAAATGAAGAAGATTTGGATTTTAAAAGAACGGCAAGATACAGCATTATGGATTCAAAAGGGCAATCATTAGCAGCAGGAAGTATAACAGATGGTGCTGTAGTATCTAATGAAATTGTGATCCCAAATAACGAAACAGTGTTCACTGTGAATTTTGAATCTGGTGCAACTAGCTCTACTGGTACGGGTTATATGATTTGGGATGAAAGTTGGTTGGAGTTTTAA
- a CDS encoding YolD-like family protein: MSENHIGEMLKLSRWIRRETFPSAFHLDNVLAWQQQKCTGGISMGKKLEGNGLYESSRMIIPEHRAAILRQEYESNRRVKPILDEQQWEIVEQAIAESVREHVTVTLQVFGNFENRELSGIVNIVNTFRREVKLCFENDWEWIKFEDIIEAEV; this comes from the coding sequence ATGTCAGAGAATCATATTGGTGAAATGTTGAAATTATCTCGATGGATCAGAAGGGAAACATTTCCTAGCGCCTTTCACCTAGATAATGTCTTGGCATGGCAACAACAGAAATGCACAGGAGGCATCAGTATGGGGAAGAAACTTGAGGGTAATGGTCTATATGAATCATCACGTATGATTATCCCAGAACATAGGGCGGCTATTTTAAGACAAGAATATGAATCAAATCGACGTGTGAAGCCAATCTTGGACGAACAACAGTGGGAGATAGTTGAACAGGCAATTGCTGAATCAGTTCGTGAGCATGTAACGGTCACACTCCAGGTGTTTGGTAACTTTGAAAATAGAGAACTAAGTGGGATTGTAAATATAGTTAACACATTTCGTAGGGAGGTTAAGTTGTGTTTTGAAAATGACTGGGAGTGGATCAAGTTTGAAGATATTATAGAAGCTGAAGTGTAA
- a CDS encoding recombinase family protein has product MKLAYGRVSAKDQNETRQLIKFRELGIEERFIFVDKLSGKDFNRPQYQVMRQMIREGDLVYIDALDRLGRDYDGIMKEWKYITRELNADIICLDNETLFNSQSFRVMGDFGKVMEDQFLSLLAYVAEQERKKNRQRQAEGIEVAKADGVKFGRPKIVIDEDFIQVYQEWKSGEITAVAAMQRVNMKHRTFYRRVKEYETGL; this is encoded by the coding sequence TTGAAGTTAGCATACGGACGTGTTTCCGCAAAAGATCAAAATGAAACACGACAGCTTATCAAGTTTCGGGAATTAGGTATTGAGGAACGTTTTATATTTGTAGACAAATTGAGTGGCAAGGATTTTAATCGACCGCAATATCAGGTTATGCGTCAGATGATCCGAGAAGGGGATTTAGTTTACATCGATGCATTGGATCGTCTTGGAAGAGACTATGATGGAATTATGAAGGAATGGAAATATATTACTCGCGAGCTAAATGCGGATATTATCTGCTTGGATAATGAGACGCTATTTAATTCTCAGAGCTTTCGGGTCATGGGCGACTTTGGTAAAGTAATGGAAGATCAGTTCTTAAGTCTACTAGCTTACGTGGCTGAGCAAGAGCGAAAGAAGAACCGACAGCGCCAAGCTGAAGGAATAGAAGTGGCTAAAGCAGATGGAGTAAAATTTGGTCGTCCTAAGATTGTAATCGATGAGGATTTCATTCAGGTTTACCAGGAGTGGAAATCTGGAGAGATCACAGCCGTCGCAGCTATGCAAAGGGTGAATATGAAACATCGTACTTTTTACCGGAGAGTAAAGGAATACGAGACAGGGTTATAA
- a CDS encoding type I restriction-modification system subunit M produces the protein MEQNNSKTLYQALWNSADILRSKMDANEYKSYLLGLVFYKYLSDKMLIHATSLLEEATPDLEVAQKNYEEAYNDEDVKVDLLSELQYDFSYTLEPNLTFTALVINIHKGLFQLEDLAQGFRNIEQSSETFENLFEDVDLYSKKLGSTPQKQNHTIAEVMKELSVLNVAGHDGDMLGDAYEYLIGQFASDSGKKAGEFYTPQAISTLMTRIVLHDKENQKGFSVYDPTMGSGSLLLNVKKYSNESGTISYFGQELNTSTYNLARMNMILHGVDTANQHLNNADTLDQDWPIDEPTNFDGVLMNPPYSANWTAEKGFLDDPRFSMYGVLAPKSKADFAFLLHGFYHLKDSGVMAIVLPHGVLFRGNTEGKIRKILLDNGSIDTVIGLPSNIFFNTTIPTTVIILKKNRSSKDVLFIDASNDFVKGKNQNILTDEHIDKMLETYIQRENIEKYAQVASFDEIIKNDYNLNIPRYVDTFEEKEEISLVELSGAMQQTQQELQQAEQNLLAMLKELEGTNEDANKELQRFIQAFGFGGGKNE, from the coding sequence ATGGAACAAAACAACTCGAAAACATTATACCAAGCATTATGGAATTCAGCTGATATTTTACGTTCGAAAATGGACGCAAATGAATACAAAAGTTACCTATTAGGATTAGTTTTCTATAAATACCTATCAGATAAGATGCTTATTCATGCTACATCGTTACTAGAAGAAGCAACACCCGACCTAGAAGTCGCACAAAAAAATTATGAAGAAGCGTATAATGATGAAGATGTGAAAGTCGATTTACTTAGCGAATTACAATATGACTTTTCTTATACGCTTGAACCTAATTTAACATTTACAGCACTTGTTATAAATATCCACAAAGGGCTATTCCAATTAGAAGATTTGGCACAAGGTTTCCGCAATATCGAGCAGTCGAGTGAAACGTTTGAAAATCTATTTGAAGATGTCGATCTATACTCGAAAAAACTAGGTTCAACACCACAAAAACAAAATCATACGATTGCTGAAGTGATGAAAGAATTATCTGTATTAAATGTTGCAGGACATGACGGTGACATGCTAGGGGATGCCTATGAATATTTAATCGGTCAATTTGCATCGGATTCAGGTAAGAAGGCAGGCGAATTCTATACGCCACAAGCCATTTCAACGCTTATGACAAGAATCGTCTTACATGACAAAGAAAATCAAAAAGGTTTCTCTGTGTATGACCCAACAATGGGATCAGGTTCACTCCTATTAAACGTGAAAAAATACTCGAATGAATCCGGAACGATTTCATACTTCGGACAAGAGCTAAATACGTCTACATATAACTTGGCTCGAATGAACATGATTTTGCATGGTGTAGATACAGCCAATCAACATTTAAACAATGCGGATACATTGGACCAGGACTGGCCTATTGATGAACCAACAAACTTTGATGGTGTATTAATGAATCCACCCTATTCGGCTAACTGGACTGCAGAAAAGGGCTTTTTAGATGACCCGCGCTTTTCAATGTACGGTGTACTTGCTCCGAAATCGAAAGCAGACTTTGCTTTCTTACTACATGGCTTCTATCACTTGAAAGACAGTGGTGTGATGGCTATTGTATTGCCACATGGTGTTTTATTTAGAGGGAATACAGAAGGCAAGATTCGTAAAATCTTATTAGATAATGGCTCAATCGATACGGTGATCGGGCTACCATCGAACATTTTCTTTAATACAACTATCCCAACGACTGTTATTATCTTAAAGAAAAATCGTTCATCAAAAGATGTACTATTTATCGATGCATCAAACGATTTTGTAAAAGGTAAAAATCAAAATATCTTAACAGATGAACATATCGACAAAATGCTTGAAACGTATATTCAACGTGAAAATATTGAAAAATACGCACAAGTCGCTTCTTTTGATGAAATCATTAAAAATGATTACAACTTAAATATCCCTCGCTATGTGGACACATTTGAGGAAAAGGAAGAAATTTCACTTGTTGAGCTATCAGGTGCAATGCAACAAACACAACAAGAACTACAACAAGCTGAACAAAATCTATTGGCGATGTTGAAAGAATTGGAAGGTACGAACGAAGATGCTAACAAAGAACTTCAACGATTTATTCAAGCATTTGGGTTTGGTGGTGGGAAGAATGAGTAA
- a CDS encoding restriction endonuclease subunit S — protein MSKYIPELRFKGFCENFEKFQLGQLGTFKNGMNMDKEDMGKGLPFVNLQDVFGNNVVNSSNLGLVNSSSNQREDYSLKSGDMLFIRSSVKPEGVGEAAVIEKTIPNATYSGFLIRFRAEKDIDNKFKRFIFSSSSIRSQIMKKATTSANTNINQDSLKLINVFLPKLFEQQKIGAFFKQLDDTIVLQQELVVQQQQYKKAMLQKMFPQQGECVPKVRFDGFSGNWVNQKINSLVTPVVREVPKPTESYKRLSVRSHAKGTFHQRVEDPSTISMDKLYVIKENDLVVNITFAWEHAIAVAKKEDEGLLVSHRFPTFIIDKSDINFIHQLVSKENFRKKLDLISPGGAGRNRVLNKRDFINLNVSVPKSLEEQQRIGDYLKQLDDTIALHQKKLEDYQQLKKALLQRMFV, from the coding sequence ATGAGTAAATATATACCTGAATTAAGGTTTAAAGGATTTTGTGAGAATTTCGAAAAATTTCAATTAGGACAACTAGGAACATTTAAGAATGGAATGAATATGGATAAGGAGGACATGGGTAAGGGGCTTCCATTTGTAAATCTTCAAGATGTTTTTGGTAATAACGTAGTTAATTCATCAAATTTAGGATTGGTGAACAGTTCTTCTAATCAAAGAGAAGATTATTCTCTAAAATCAGGAGATATGTTATTTATAAGATCTTCTGTTAAACCAGAAGGAGTCGGTGAAGCTGCTGTTATTGAAAAAACTATTCCTAATGCGACTTATTCAGGGTTTTTAATTCGATTCAGAGCTGAAAAAGATATAGATAATAAATTCAAAAGATTTATTTTCTCATCAAGTAGTATACGTAGTCAAATAATGAAAAAAGCAACAACTAGTGCTAATACTAATATTAATCAAGATTCTTTAAAATTAATTAATGTTTTTCTACCTAAATTATTTGAACAGCAAAAAATTGGAGCATTTTTCAAACAGCTAGACGATACGATCGTTTTGCAACAAGAACTAGTCGTACAGCAGCAACAATACAAAAAAGCGATGCTGCAGAAAATGTTCCCACAACAAGGCGAATGTGTACCGAAAGTTCGTTTTGATGGGTTTAGTGGGAATTGGGTAAATCAAAAGATAAATAGTTTAGTCACACCTGTTGTTAGAGAAGTGCCTAAGCCTACGGAATCTTACAAAAGATTATCCGTCAGATCCCATGCTAAGGGGACATTTCATCAAAGAGTAGAAGATCCATCAACTATTTCTATGGATAAGTTATATGTAATAAAAGAAAATGATTTAGTTGTAAATATTACATTTGCATGGGAACATGCTATAGCTGTAGCAAAAAAAGAAGATGAGGGCTTATTGGTATCTCATAGATTCCCAACGTTTATTATTGATAAATCCGATATTAATTTTATTCATCAATTAGTTTCAAAAGAAAACTTCAGAAAGAAATTAGATTTAATTTCTCCTGGAGGTGCAGGAAGAAACAGAGTCCTCAACAAAAGAGACTTTATTAACTTAAACGTTTCAGTACCTAAATCTCTCGAAGAGCAACAAAGAATCGGCGATTACTTAAAACAACTAGATGATACAATCGCCCTTCATCAGAAAAAGCTCGAAGATTACCAGCAACTGAAAAAAGCATTATTACAGCGCATGTTCGTTTAA
- a CDS encoding type I restriction endonuclease subunit R, whose protein sequence is MVLFFVPESELEDSLIQQLVSGESQWTYRGDLHTEDELWQNFKNKLENNNKDVLNEVPLTEQEFRQIKEQLHFVNFYEAAKWLAGENGIAKVQVQREDAALGTIRLKVLNRADIAGGMSSYEVINQYQSNKRTKEDQERRFDVTLLINGLPMIHIELKNRKHSYMEGFRQIKKYLKEDKFTGIFSTVQMFVVSNGTDTRYIATARDEKLNEQFLSKWIDRDNQPVNNYLDFAKDVLSIPQAHKMVTQYTVIDSAKKALILLRPYQIHAIEAVKEASRQQESGYVWHTTGSGKTLTSYKVARNLLQIPSLQKTIFIVDRVDLDQQTSSSFDSYAEHDVIEVDETNNVSDLIKKLLSQDRNVVVTTIQKLNHVMKRFAGKDDTKKSNTLRQLKIAFVVDECHRAVSPQKQQEIKEFFVHSLWYGFTGTPIFGENAKQAVGDLPRTTKGQYGRKLHEYTVKEAIYDKAVLGFQIEYKSTFSEEELDAALVQLDSEIELDDLTLVDKEALLPKRVYEDERHMLEVIQSIVNKSRNKLGFQNGVGKTYNAILTTSSIVQAQRYYNLFKRVKAGETTVEISEKTKRTLLDFPKVAITYSISENEESSIVNQEKMKEALLEYNEAFDTSYTLETMRSYNRNVNDRLARKKEKFLPRSEQLDIIIVVDRLLTGFDAPCLSTLFIDRPAMKPHDLIQAFSRTNRLFDKSKKYGQVVTFQTPTIFEEKVKHALVLYSNGGENEVVAPTWEVAHDAFLTAIEELHKIAPTPEGINIESLEPAQLKKFAKAYQVLDKAFANIQVYTEYSDTQLGVDYPIQMDEIEEYHGKYVNVLEKLRKEKPGVEDIDVNIEYELESVKTEEINYEYILLLIQAFLPNTHDKKAKQPPAEKTTEEINQYLARLKQGNPTLAGLMETLWTNIQENPEAYRDQHVSSLLEQMIQQTINTLVDEFMRTWSVQKSELEFMVANYNQNLEKQNGEAELKRTSDYAAYKEHAENPVAKLKYWKSVKNAFEDMMTHDVLPLQTR, encoded by the coding sequence ATGGTTCTTTTTTTTGTACCTGAATCAGAACTTGAAGATAGTTTAATTCAACAACTAGTAAGTGGTGAATCTCAATGGACGTATCGTGGGGATTTACATACGGAAGATGAGTTGTGGCAAAATTTTAAAAACAAACTCGAGAACAATAATAAAGATGTACTGAATGAAGTTCCCCTGACGGAACAAGAATTCCGTCAAATTAAAGAACAGCTTCATTTCGTGAATTTCTATGAAGCAGCTAAATGGTTAGCAGGTGAAAATGGCATCGCTAAAGTGCAAGTGCAGCGAGAAGATGCCGCACTCGGCACAATTCGTTTGAAAGTATTAAATCGTGCTGATATAGCGGGCGGTATGTCCTCTTATGAAGTGATTAATCAATATCAAAGCAATAAACGTACAAAAGAAGATCAAGAACGACGCTTTGATGTGACGTTATTGATTAATGGGTTACCGATGATTCATATTGAACTAAAAAACCGAAAGCACTCCTACATGGAAGGCTTTCGCCAAATTAAAAAGTATCTAAAAGAAGATAAATTTACAGGTATCTTCTCGACTGTACAGATGTTTGTCGTATCGAATGGTACAGATACCCGTTATATTGCGACAGCTCGTGATGAGAAGTTGAACGAACAGTTTTTAAGTAAATGGATAGATCGTGATAACCAGCCGGTCAATAATTACTTGGATTTTGCTAAAGATGTTCTCTCAATTCCGCAGGCACACAAAATGGTGACGCAATATACGGTCATTGATAGTGCGAAAAAGGCGTTGATTTTACTTCGTCCGTATCAAATCCATGCGATTGAAGCGGTGAAAGAGGCTTCAAGACAACAAGAATCAGGCTATGTATGGCATACAACTGGTTCAGGGAAAACATTAACATCGTACAAAGTAGCACGCAATTTACTTCAAATTCCGTCCTTACAAAAAACGATCTTTATCGTGGATCGTGTTGACTTAGACCAACAAACAAGCAGCTCATTCGATTCGTATGCGGAGCATGATGTAATTGAAGTAGATGAAACAAATAATGTCAGCGACTTAATCAAGAAGCTACTGTCCCAAGATCGGAATGTAGTCGTGACAACGATTCAAAAGCTTAATCATGTTATGAAGCGTTTTGCTGGAAAAGACGATACAAAGAAATCGAATACGCTTCGTCAATTGAAAATAGCGTTCGTAGTAGATGAGTGCCACCGAGCGGTTTCGCCTCAAAAACAGCAAGAAATTAAAGAATTCTTTGTCCACTCGTTATGGTACGGCTTCACTGGTACGCCTATTTTTGGGGAAAATGCGAAGCAGGCTGTAGGCGACCTCCCTCGCACAACAAAGGGACAATACGGACGAAAATTACATGAATATACGGTCAAAGAAGCCATTTACGATAAAGCGGTGCTAGGCTTCCAAATTGAATATAAGAGCACCTTTTCAGAAGAAGAACTCGATGCAGCTTTAGTTCAATTAGACAGTGAAATTGAATTAGATGACCTCACACTTGTGGATAAAGAAGCACTTTTACCCAAGCGTGTATATGAAGATGAACGTCACATGCTAGAGGTCATTCAATCAATCGTCAATAAATCTCGGAATAAACTCGGTTTCCAAAATGGTGTCGGTAAGACGTATAATGCGATTCTAACGACTTCTTCGATTGTACAAGCACAACGCTATTATAACCTGTTTAAACGAGTAAAAGCAGGCGAAACAACCGTTGAGATTAGCGAAAAAACAAAACGTACTTTACTAGACTTCCCGAAAGTGGCGATTACATACTCGATTTCCGAAAATGAGGAATCCTCTATCGTAAATCAAGAGAAGATGAAAGAAGCCCTTCTTGAGTACAATGAAGCCTTTGACACGAGCTACACATTGGAAACGATGCGTTCATACAACCGCAACGTCAATGACCGTTTAGCACGTAAAAAGGAAAAGTTCTTACCTAGATCGGAACAGTTGGATATTATCATTGTTGTCGATCGTTTATTAACAGGTTTTGATGCACCTTGTCTATCGACATTGTTCATTGACCGCCCTGCAATGAAGCCACATGATTTAATTCAAGCCTTTTCACGTACAAACCGTCTGTTCGATAAGTCGAAAAAATATGGGCAAGTTGTAACATTCCAAACACCCACGATTTTTGAAGAAAAAGTGAAGCATGCACTTGTCCTTTATTCAAATGGTGGCGAAAATGAAGTGGTTGCCCCAACGTGGGAGGTAGCACACGACGCGTTCCTAACAGCGATTGAGGAATTACATAAAATAGCCCCAACACCTGAAGGAATAAACATAGAGAGCTTAGAACCAGCACAATTAAAGAAATTTGCGAAAGCCTATCAAGTTTTAGATAAAGCCTTTGCGAATATTCAAGTGTATACGGAGTATAGTGATACGCAGTTGGGTGTAGACTATCCAATCCAAATGGACGAAATTGAAGAATATCATGGCAAATACGTCAATGTATTGGAAAAACTCCGCAAAGAGAAACCAGGAGTAGAAGATATAGATGTGAATATTGAGTATGAGTTAGAGTCTGTAAAAACAGAAGAAATCAATTACGAATACATTTTGCTTCTAATCCAAGCCTTTTTACCGAATACACACGATAAAAAAGCGAAACAACCACCCGCAGAAAAGACAACGGAAGAAATTAATCAATATTTAGCAAGATTGAAACAAGGTAATCCCACACTTGCTGGATTAATGGAGACATTATGGACGAACATTCAAGAGAATCCAGAAGCCTATCGAGATCAACATGTATCGTCACTATTAGAACAAATGATTCAACAAACGATTAATACGTTAGTAGATGAGTTTATGCGTACATGGAGTGTACAGAAATCTGAACTCGAATTTATGGTTGCAAACTATAATCAAAACCTTGAAAAACAAAATGGTGAAGCTGAATTGAAGCGTACAAGTGATTATGCAGCATACAAAGAGCACGCTGAAAATCCAGTAGCGAAATTAAAGTATTGGAAATCAGTCAAAAATGCTTTTGAAGATATGATGACTCATGATGTTCTTCCATTGCAAACGAGGTAG
- a CDS encoding helix-turn-helix domain-containing protein, which yields MKTDTHVHDLQHLNVPDEYYAISVPKMEIIQTIKDRLVERNLSVRKLAVTIGMKHPQIVRVTSGENYNIETLLKILDALELEIVVQDKSKRSKSQY from the coding sequence ATGAAGACCGACACCCATGTTCATGATCTCCAACATCTGAACGTACCTGATGAATATTACGCTATTTCTGTACCAAAAATGGAGATTATTCAAACGATAAAAGATCGACTGGTGGAACGTAATCTCAGTGTCCGCAAATTGGCTGTTACCATTGGGATGAAACACCCTCAAATTGTACGTGTTACAAGCGGAGAAAATTATAATATTGAAACTCTGCTTAAAATTCTTGATGCTTTGGAATTGGAGATCGTTGTTCAAGACAAATCTAAAAGAAGCAAATCACAATATTAA
- a CDS encoding type II toxin-antitoxin system RelE/ParE family toxin has protein sequence MLPLLLDKFFYVLYKIVYMLGAGEMDNHRIQQYPKIVLSNEAFNSAIQDYDVCSNTRRKIFEVIGLLNAHGTNKTYLGKKIENTKRSNLWELKIKGASKTEWRFLFKRISGSDEYALLHFFLKKDEKIRDRDFATAERIAVREGW, from the coding sequence ATGTTACCATTATTATTAGATAAATTCTTTTACGTTCTTTATAAAATCGTATATATGTTAGGGGCTGGTGAGATGGATAACCATCGAATCCAGCAGTATCCAAAAATCGTTTTATCTAACGAAGCTTTTAATTCAGCAATCCAAGACTATGATGTATGTTCAAATACTCGAAGAAAAATCTTCGAAGTAATCGGCCTACTGAATGCTCATGGAACTAATAAAACGTACCTTGGGAAAAAGATTGAAAACACCAAGCGTTCGAATTTATGGGAACTGAAAATTAAAGGGGCATCAAAAACAGAATGGCGCTTTTTGTTCAAGCGCATCTCTGGTTCTGATGAGTATGCACTTCTTCATTTTTTCTTAAAAAAAGATGAAAAAATTAGAGATCGAGATTTTGCTACTGCTGAACGTATTGCCGTAAGAGAAGGTTGGTAG